ATTCAGAAAATTGTTTCAGCAGTTTCATTTATTAATCTCATTGGATGAGGCCTTGAGGCAAACATCCCCACTGTTAAGCTCTCTTCTGATGAGGTGATAAGACTCTGAAACACCAAATAATTTAACCAAAACCAGACTGCTAATAAAATGTACACCCTATTAAACCCTTTATACTCTGGAAACTAGAACTGCTTAGGAACAAATCCCGTAAGACTTTCCCGTTAAGTTTATTGTTTCCTCTGACAGGTTACAAGACAAACACCCAGTTTGCTTGAGTTTTAAAAGGATGTTTCCTTTGCCCCACTTGAATGACCAATAAAGACATAAGTCCAATTGGCAAAGTGAAAAGGGGGTATGAAGGAATACTAAGCAGCCACTGAGAAGCATGACATTACTTACTTAACTTGTTTGTTTACAATAATGCCAACAGCATGCTGGGTAACATTGTAGACTCTTCCAGTTTTGCCATGGTAACATTTGTGGGGCATTCCTTTTTGAACAGTACCGGTTCCCTGTTAAGAAAGgagataaatgtttcatttttttttaattgaagtatctcggttacaatgtgtcgatttctggtacacagcataacatcccagtcatacatatatttgttttcatatttttcattaaaggttattacaagatactgaatatagttccctgtactatatagaaTTAAtgttttttcaatctatttttatacacagtggttaacatttacaaatctcaaactcccaactttaGAAAGGAGATATTATGACAACAATTTCCCCTTCCTTTTAAACCCAAAGTAACTAAGATACTCTAAGATTTTTTTCGTTAAATGGCAACTCAAGAGCTTTCAGAGCcggtgaaatatttttttcacgtTGCTTTAAAGCATCAAAAGAGACAATCATCATTAAGCTCTAGACTGCCAGgacacatttaaatataaactcTCATGATTTACCCCTCTCATTTTCCCACTAGCTGTTAAAAAGAAGTAATGAGAAAATTCTTAGACTCAAGAATTGCACTCtggtttctgaaaataaaattaaaacaggcGTTTCTACACTCTCATTACCTCTTCTTCAGGaaatagatttttcttcatttaggaAGACAAAATATAGCCAAAGATACAAAATACACTTGTATTTGAATTAGATTAAACCCAACTTTTCTAACTTCTAATGTTATTCTGTAGGATATGTCCCCAATTTCATATTTTACCTTGATGTCTACAATATCACCTTTCTTATAGATTCGCATGTATGTAGCCAAAGGAACAactcctgaaaaacaaaaagatccCAATATAGTCAATATCAACATTAAAAagtcacaattaaaaaaatttgtaatcCTTCCAGCTTTCAAAACACACTTTTTGCCAGTTATGTGTTTTAAAGTGATTACTATATAAAATTCATGCTTTTTATTTACAAGCCAGGTGGATGCTGGTTAATTAATGCCATTTAAAAACACCTTATATGAACCACAGCACGAAGTTAATAAAACACAAATGTATGCCATGCTTGCTCCCAAGAGGGGTGAATCTACTCACCATGTTTCCTAAAAGGCCTAGAGAACATGTAGCGGGtgcccctcctctttccctttgtgttggtCATTCTGGCGAATTACTGAAACCAAAAAGTATAGAACAGTCAAAATATTACTGCAAAATTGATACTTGCCCTTTAACCAAAAAATGTGTAATTACAAATGCATGCATTTCAGTAGGAACATCAGAATTAGTGAACTATCTTAAAAAGCTGGCTCACCAATCAGTAGTTctttataaaggagaaaaaaaaaaaaaccttgtcaTTTTACCAAGTAAGATCTTTACCACTACTGCCTAAGCTCTACAACTTTAAAATGCCTAAGAAGCTGAACTGGATGTTAGAACCCAAACCAGTACTTTCCCTTTTAGAATATAGAATCACAACAGGACTGCTACCACAACACATCTGAAGAACCAGCCTACACTGCCAAGAACACTGgaattttgcttaattttaacATAATGGATTAAACCCCCCTTCCTCATCAACCTAGTTTTCTGTGACCAATTTCTTATACAGCATCTATTAACTGTCAAATATCCCCAACTTACTTCATACATGATTACTCAGTGGTTTACTAGGAAGCATACATAAGGccaaagggagggaaaaaaaggctttatAATCACTGAACTGATTTTGACACAGGTTTGGCACTTACTTGCCGAGAGACCTACATTTAAATTCTGATTCTCGtatgtaaaatggaattaatacTTATACAATTAACTGAGATTATGCTGCTACAAAGTACTGAGCAATTCCTAGCACATGGAAGGTGCTAACTAGTAAGCAGGACTTAACTTTATCTAAGAATTCACCTATAGGCTTTTAGAGTTGAACGTCTCACTTTTCCCCAAAATGTCAAAACAATGGTTTTGATTATTTCCAATCATCCAAGGGTAGAACTACCACAGCTGGCAACTACTCCTATCACAAGGCAAAAATGTACCAAAACGCCTTTTAGGTTGCTGACAGTGTTCTAACATAAATCAGTCTCCCATTCACAACAAATGCACACTTCACTTTAAAAGGCAATTAAGCATCTATCAAGTACCGTTTTAATTCCTAACTGCATCAAGTTCATACAAACTTACATTAAGTTCATAAAAAGGAGACGTGTTCTGCAGGTCCAAGTCACTTTACGGAGTCACAAAGTGACAGAACCAGTAATGGAAGTCATTTTTGACTCCTGAGTCCATGCTCCTTCCAATGGACCCACTTTCCGAGTCAGAAATCCATCATGATCCAATATACATACAATCGAAGGCGTTTCTACAAACAATACTCAACAACCCAAGCAATGGTGTTTCAGATTTTATACTACTACCTCAAATGGGACCCACTGGGGTGCAACCCACAATTTGCTCAATTCTGGTAGCTCGCTGCTACAAACTAGACAAAAAGACGCAAAACCAAGATCTAATTGGTTATTCAAGAGCTTTCCCCTTAAACTTCTAAACCAGGCGCAGATATTCAGGAATTCTTTCGCTCAACACTTGGTGTCCTGGCGTTAACAAAACAATCAATACCCGTGACAAACAAAGTTCTTTCCCTTAGCCCAACTGCGATCCCGGgccaaaattaaaaccaccagAACTCATTTTCGTGCATCAGTGACAAGTGGTCTGAGGTTCCTCATCCAGGTCGACTCATTGGGCACCAGTGCGATTCTCCGACCACGACCCCAGACTTTCACACGCACACACCTAGCGGGAAATTAAAACGGGCCCCTCGATTTTAACCTGTTTCTTTTACCCCAAAGTCCCTACCCCAAAGCATTACAGTTCTGGTTCTAGAATACAGGTTAAAACTCCACAATGAAGGAGTTCGAAAGACGTGAGACCACGCAGCCCCAGAGCCTGTCCGCAAAGGCCTAGGGTAACGGGGCTGAAGCCGTGGCCGCACAGGAAAAACTCCCTTTCCCGACTGACCCGAGTGGCCTCAGCCCCGTGCGtcggtctcctcttccctgagCCTGTCCCCACGTGGGGCCGCAGTCGAGTCCTCGGCCCCCGGGCGCAGGCCCAGGTCCGGCCCCGCATCCGCCGCGCCCCGTCTGGACGGACACAGCTCCACCACCCAGGCCAGCGGGCCCCAGCAGGCTAGACAGTCTCCCTAGGGCTCTAATGTCCCACTTCAGCGGCCACAGGGTTGGTACTCACGCGTGGGGGACGAGGGGCTCCGGGAGCCACGCGAAAGGCCTACCTGGAAGATGGCGGTTCCGGCCGAAAGGAAGGAGGCGGGGCTGTGGCGCGCGCCTTACAAGGGCCCGAGGGCTGCCCGCGGCACTGCCTGAAGAAACGCTGGCCGACAGCCACTCTTTTCTGGGGAAGTGCGTCGTCCCTGAGAACGAGGGGGATCTCGTTCCTGTGaggatattttcctttcttgCGAAAACGAGGCAGTAGACCGACACAAGCTGACACTTGGACCTTGCCAGACAGACCGGAAAGGGGCCTTCAAGGGCGACCCAAGGAACCGACGTCCCGAGCGTGCCGACGTCCGCCCTGCGTCAGACGCCGCGCCGGAAGTGGGTGTGTGCCTGCGTCCCCGGGCTCCGGGGCGCGGCGTCTCACTCGCCGTCTGAGCTTTTCGTCGGCTCCTGACGGCCGTCTGTAGAGGTGGTTACGTGGGGACAAAAGTAAAACTATGGTGAAGAAAGCGTGTTATCCAGCTTGTATGtctttcaaaagtttttttccccccagtgctTCAAAACATACTACTCAGCTGCTGGTAGGTGCGCgttacagctgctttggaaagcaatttggagAAATCGAGTGAAACCGAAAATATCGAAATACCGAATTCCAGCGTTCCCTCTTAACTTTGTATCTTACAGGAACTCTGATATGTAGGCAAAGGTCTGTACAACAGCAGATGCgtagaaataaaaaattgtaaatgtCCTACAATAAGAGCATGAACACATGAAAGGATGGAATATATGCCAGGAAGTCAAGACTGAGCCCAGAAATGTGATGAAGCAAAAAGAGGGAGATGTATAATACACACAGTTGGACAAtttatatacatagaagtttaaACATGCAAAACAATACTATATATTGCTTAGGAATATATGCATAAGTAGTGAAGTAGTCAAGAATTAGCAAGAGAATGAAAATCAAACTTATAATAGTCCTATCTGGTAGGGAGGGGACTATAAAGAAAGGGATATAAAGGAGGTTTTAACTGTGTTGGCTATTTTTAAACTGCGTATTGAATACATGGGAGGCTGTTATTTGTTACTATACTCTTTAGTATTTTATTAATAGAGATTTTTAGGGtagttttaaatttacttaaaaaaagttttttaatggtacagagaattcccatatgCTTGACACACAGTTTCTCTTGTTAGTGTGGTACACTTGTTACAATTAGTGAACCAATGTCGTACATTATTGTTAATGAAAATTCATagttattcagatttccttgtattttatctagaatcctttttctgttccaggatcccatccaggatgcCACAATTCAGGTAGTTATCATGTCTCCTTATGCTGTagtggtttctcaggctttccttatttttagtgcccttgacagttttgaggagtcctggtcaggtattttgtaggtTGCCCCAATATTGGAATTTGTCTGATATCTTTCTCATGATTGTATGGATTATTTTTATAGTGTATTTTCTAACAATTAACTAAGCAACAAAAATCTTAACCTATTTGAATTTAAGGAATGTTATCCCAGTGATTTCAaaaattgtggtttttttttttttttttttggactcacTCCCCTATTGCACCTGGGACTTGTAATTTCTAAAACTTGCATAGGTTcaaaaattttgaatttatatattcGGTGACTATAGTCTTTAGCCCTTAAACTCACTTGCTCAGGAACTTGAGAAGGAATAAGGATTGCCTTCATCAATTCTTTTAATGCCTCCTTTTGGCAACTACATTGTTTATCCAGCTTAATTTTTAGTAGTTCTCCATTATGACTGCTCCCTTTCAACTCCCTCAAGTCATTCTGTCTTTCATATTGTTCTTGCTAATGTCCAACCTTGGATAAATGCAGCCCTGACAGCATTTCCACAGTTGAGCATCATGGAAGAAAATCCTGCCAACTGGCCAGCTCGTGTCACTGTAGTCATTCCTGGGCTATATTTTTCACACACAAACCTGTTTTCTTCAacacagtggtttttttttaacacagaatgtttttaaatttaaaatatgttatgtAAAAGTcaagatttctggcttctcttgaaaaatcaggaGATTTGTCAATGTAAAGCTGACAATCGTGGTGGCAGAATCCAGTAGCTACCTGCTTTAAATGGGGCGTGTGTTCTTGAGTTTTGTGTCCACTCAGCCTGCCTCAGATGTGGACCTGCCTTGCCCCTAAAGGCAACTGAGTTTGCGGCCCCCATGGTCAATTCACGATCAACCGTTCTCAAGCAGGTACTTAGCAGTACTTAGCATTGCCTCGGCAGTTCCAGAGGTAGTTGTTTACCTGCTCTGTGAagactattttatattttgtcttaGGTTATCAAATCTACTatcccttctctccaccttttTTAATCTCAtcaattctcttctttttttcctactcttcttttttaattgaagtatagtcagtttacatgttGCAtaagtttctggtgtgcagcatagtgtttcaatcatccatatacatacatatattcctttccatattctttttcattgtagtttactacaaaatattgaatgtagttcacTGCTATAtggtagaaacttgtttatctatattatgtgtagtagttagtatctgcaaatcttgaactcctgatttatcccttcccaccctctttcccccttggtaaccataagtttgttttctatgtgagtctgtctctgttttgtaaataagttcatttgtgtctttttttttttttgattccacatataagtgatgtcataatgtattttttgaggggggtaggtaattaggtttatttattttattatttatttattttccacctTTCTTTCGGCTAATGCCAGCCTCATTGTTATCTGTGTACAAATGTGCTCTGGTCGTTCCACCCAAAACCCACAGCCTTCTTCTTTCCAGCCCTACTTGACCTCATCTTCCCTTCCATTTACTGCTCCATATTTTCTTccatcaaacttaaaaaaaaaaaaagaatccaaacaatCCTATGAACTTACTATTTTTGTACATTAGAAGCTATCAGATTTCAGCAGTGTTGTGTGGCTTAACCTAATAATGAGTAAGCACTGCCTTCTCTTCCTCATCTCCCgtcctgttttcatttcatctgaCCTCTGCCCCAGTCGTGCCACTAAAACTTGTCTTGTCCAGGGCATCCACTGCTTCTGTGTTGCCAAAACCAAAAGACATCCCCTGTTCTTGTCTGTCATCTCTCAGATGCTTTGAACCCTGTCGTCCACTCTTCCTCCTTGAAGCCCTACCCTTTCTGACCACTCCACGGCCTGTGTTGCTGttttcccctctccctgtccTCTAAATAACAGGCTTTCTCAGGACTTGGAACTGCTCCCCCACTCTTCTGTTGGTACACTCTTTCTAGGTAATTCCACATACaccatcattttacatttcatcTCTGCTACTTATACtaccagaattatttttttaattcaggccTCTCCTCAGAACCTCTGTTTAACCTGCCGTCTGTTCTGGGATACCCTTTAGCATCTCAAAGTTAACATGTCCAAAATAAGACTTTTGATCCAGTATTTCCAGTATGTCAATAAATGGTGTAAGCTAGAAACTTTAGTTCCATCTTTAAGTTTTCCCTTAACCTTTTCATGTCTAATCTATCAGCACATTTTGTCCCAGTTCCACTTGCAAAATATTTCTCCAGATGGCCAGCTTCTTCCATCTCTGGCCACCACCACTGGAGTCTCTCACCTGAAGGAATGGCTTCATTAAGGTCACTTTTTATCTCTCTTGCCTCAGTTCTGTTCATTTTCTACATCATAGCCAGAGTGATGATGTTTTAAAAACGTAAACCTAGTTATATCACTCCCTTGCTTAAAGCCCTCCAAAGATTTTCTATTGCTGTTAGGATAAGACCCTTATGAGGGTCTGAATAAacctgtttttgcttttcttttcagtttcccttGGCTCCTCCCTCAGTTCCTTGTGGCTCCCACTGCCCTCTTTAGTTCCATGACCTGGGCAAGCCCTTTCCAGCTTTGGGGGCTTCCCCCTAACCCCAGCCGTTCCCTTTGCCTTTTAAGTGGCATATTCGTTATCTTCTTGCTTCCTAAATATATACATTGCTTTATTTATCTAAATAGCTAGAAATGTAATAAGATCTCTTCGTTATAGAGCAAATCCAAATCTCTGTGACCAAAGTGTTTACAGTTACTTCTATTTTAGTTAACTTTAGAAAATGTCCTTATTTGTCATAGCAAAATTTTAAgtcaatttttctgtttcttagcaTAGTCTATTACTTACCTCACTCATCAGTTGATTCGGGCTAATTGTAACCATAACTAAAGAGAAATTACTGGTATcctaagaaaaatataattagagAATGTTAAAATAATAGTATACCAAAATGAATTCCAAAATGAAATGTGTTCTTGCTGTGGCCTTCTATTTTAGACTTTGTAcacatgtatttgtgtatgtgtgtgtgtatacacaggttttaaaaatatatatacactaaaATGCACAGATCCTAAGTGTACATTTGGGTGATTTTGACTTATATACCCTTAGAACCAGTATCcccaatcaagatatagaacattgcCATCCCCATTGGTAATTCCTGACGCTTCTTCCCAGCTAATCCCCTCCCCTACTAGCACCATCCAATTTTCTGGTTTCTATAACCATAGATTCATTTTGCCTATTCTTAAATTTCATGTCGATAGTACTATACAGTGTGTACTCTTTTTTTTGTCTGGCTCTTTTTGTTCAgcttaatgtttttgagattcaatCATGTTATTGCTTGTACCAGtagttcaatttattttttattgtgaagtAGTATTCCACCATATGAATATACCGCAATTTATTTACACATTCTCTTCTTGATGGAAATTTGGGGTTTGTTAATAAAGCtaccataaatatttttgtgaatatgttttcatttctttggaataAATAACTAGGATTAGTGTTGCTTGACCATTAGGTATGTAACTTCATAGAAAATTGCCAAATGGTTTTCTGAAGTGAACCcctattttatttagcattttcctCTGAAGAGAGTAAGGCATTTATTTTTCCTGCAGTCTTTTTAAATAGGTTTGTGTCATTAGTTCCATCATACAGATCTGAAAACCAAAGTGGTTTCCTAAGTGTCTGATGGTCAATTTATCTCCAGTTTGAGATCATTAATgcaaaaagaataagaaaggcattgaaacttaaaaagaaatgtgaagtAAGTTAAATGTAGGAAATAGGAAAAGTCaaaattcattcaatatttataagCATCTAGATTAAATCAGGTACTGCACTGAGTGATGAgactataaaaatgaataaaacatgatcCTTGCCCTCAAGGACTCCACAGAGAGTTTGGTGGAGGAGAAAGGGGATACAGAGTTCTGAGTGCGGTAGTAACGGGCACTGCGTATGAGCAGTGTGGGGGTTCCACAGTTGATGCCACCACCCCTAGATTAGAGGAAGGGCATGGGTGCCCCGATGAAGAGGAAAGCTTCACAGTGGAGGCTGAGCTTGTTGAAGGAGCAACACTGACCAGAGAACAGGGAGTAAGGGTATTTCAGGCAGAAAGTATTTTTGCTTATGTAAAGGTATACAAATGGATAACAGCTTTAAAcactcagagaaatgaaagccaTCCAATAGCTCTGGAAAATAAAGTCAACAAATGCACAGGAATGTGACTTACTAAAATGAAGCAAATTTATGATTTTGTACCGGGCTTGAGTAAAATCCTCAGCAAAACCCATAGCTAAATTAAGCTAAATTCacatctctttccatttttgtatttttccctgTGGAAGgatatcaacaaaatattttgctttattgtggttttCAGAAGACATAGGCGGTTTAACTCACGCAGGACAAAGTTTCTAAGTTAGTAGAAAACGTGGATCTACCCTCTTTACATGTGAGACTAATTGGGAGTTCTATTCAATATCACTCAACTCTGCTGGATTTGCCCTTTGTCTTGGTGGATTGGCAGGGGCACAATTTCAAGGAAGAGCTGCTGAGGAGTTCCTAGTGTAGAAAGTGTGTCATGAAAATTCTTGTCTCCAGGAAGATGTCCCTGTAATGACAGCTAAAGTAATGAGGCAGAAATACTATGAATAATTGAAATACATTTGGTGAAAAATAATTATGCAAAATcatcttttttccattaaaattttcttttgagactttgagaaacagaaaaaaatgaacaagataaaaatcttttttttttaaatcaagtaagaCAAAGATTGCACCCTTCCAGAATTTGATTCTTTACATGAAAACAGGCAAAAACAGGCTTGTGACCATGTAATTACACATTCAGTTTGAACCTTAACCCCCATAATGATCACATCAGTCTTTCTAGGTAGCACCAACACTTGGAGCTATCCTCATCGCCTGCTGACAGACTTACTTTTTGTGTttgtgaagaaggaaggaaggaattcacCCTCTGATCCCACACACTTGCTTTATAATAATTTTGATGAGGCCTGATAGACACATTTCACATCTGTTTTTAGCTCTAATTGATTGATTATGGCTACCTGGATCTGAgttaagaaatttctttttttttttttaaatgaccagtgCTCAAGCAGAAAACAGAATATCAAATTTTGATTTCACTTAAAATTTCAGGAATTTGAAGGAGGGaaatatctcagtggtagagcacattcttagcatgcatgaggtcctgggttcaatccccagtaccttcattaaaaaaaaaaaaaaaaaaagtaaaacaaaatatttcaagaatctaagttgaaaatcaattaatctTCAGTCTTTCAAGGTCCGTGCTTCATTCATATGGAAAATTGGAATTCACTGGTTCAAAGACAAAAGACTTGTCTTAAAAAGACTCAAAAGATTTCTTGGATAATAAGTGGgtcttacaaaatatattttgatgagTTAAGTATAAATGAATTAGACACAATGGATTAAGTtgtccttaaaaatttttttacttattatttattaatttaaaaaactttacttttggaccccttcacccatttctcccacctttcaccccctgcctctggcaaccaccaatctgttctctgtatctaagaccttgtctttttttttttttttttctttcaggttcTACATATGAGAGAgatgatacagtatttgtctttctctgacttatttcacttaacataatgccctcaattTCCATCcaggttgtcacaaatggtaagatctctttcttttttatggctgagtaatatcccagcatatatatatgtatatgtcacaTACAtgtatatcacaatttctttagctattcatccatcagtggacacaggatgtttctgtatcttggctgttgtaagcaGTGCTGGAGTGAATATGGAggtgtgtatatcttttcaaGCTAGTGCTTTTGTCTTCCTTGGATAAATACCTGGAAGTGGActagctggatcatatgatagttctatttttaattttttgagtaacctccatactgttttccacagtgactgcagcTGTTTACATTCTCACTAACGATGCATAAGCGTTCTCTCTTCTGCACACCCTCACCAACATGTCAtttgttgcctttttgataatagctgttctaacaggtgtgaggccATGTCCTCagactgtggttttgatttgcattttcctgatgattagtgatgttgagcattgtttcacatacctgttggccatctgtatgtctgtttgggaaaaaatgtctattcagttcctctgcccagtttttaataagatttttggttttgttttttttttagccattgAGTTGTATCAGTTATCTATGAATTTTGGATATTAGTGTCTTatgagatatatgatttgcaaatacgttttctcattcagtaggttgccttttaattttgttgacgGTTTCatttttgctgtacagaagctttttactTTGGTGTAaccccacttgcttatttttgctttggttgtttttacttttggtgtcaaattttaaaaaatcattgccaagacctatgtcaa
This portion of the Camelus dromedarius isolate mCamDro1 chromosome 13, mCamDro1.pat, whole genome shotgun sequence genome encodes:
- the RPL21 gene encoding large ribosomal subunit protein eL21, coding for MTNTKGKRRGTRYMFSRPFRKHGVVPLATYMRIYKKGDIVDIKGTGTVQKGMPHKCYHGKTGRVYNVTQHAVGIIVNKQVKGKILAKRINVRVEHIKHSKSRDSFLKRVRENDQKKKEAKEKGTWVQLKRQPAPPREAHFVRTNGKEPELLEPIPYEFMA